A stretch of Camelina sativa cultivar DH55 chromosome 18, Cs, whole genome shotgun sequence DNA encodes these proteins:
- the LOC104760678 gene encoding inositol-pentakisphosphate 2-kinase-like — translation MEMVLEEKDACDWIYRGEGGANLVLAYAGSSPPFVGKVIRIQKARRNDKATKSANGVVSVLTSDEQLLWREHKEIISSPNKEVLEQRYVKHVIIPLLGTKHVDAGVRVSVSKEFLECVDKKVTKQRPLWRVNAANVDTSHDSALILNDHSLFSQGISSSGDCISVEIKPKCGFLPTSRFIGKENMLKTSVSRFKMHQILKLEYNEVSMPLLXEYDPLDLFSGSKERVLEAIKALYSTPQNNFRVFLNGSLILGGSGESTGRTSPEIGYAFEDALKGFIESEDGHRTKSFLQLVSDAVCGSGVLNRLLEIQKLDILDIEGAIHSYYDIINQPCPICIEGTPLEAKSSLHGLPLDESLKIVKEYLIAATAKDCSLMISFQSRNAWDPAPCCDYISLQSTNQTFDYKVHFIDLSLKPLKRMEAYYKLDKKITSFYNRKQKVENMVEQIGDAKPSHS, via the exons ATGGAGATGGTTTTGGAGGAGAAGGATGCATGTGATTGGATTTATAGAGGCGAAGGCGGTGCTAATCTCGTACTTGCTTACGCTGGATCATCTCCACCTTTT GTGGGGAAAGTGATCCGTATACAGAAGGCTCGGAGGAATGATAAAGCAACAAAGAGTGCAAACGGCGTTGTTTCGGTTTTAACAAGTGATGAGCAACTTCTGTGGAGAGAACACAAGGAGATTATTTCATCTCCAAACAAGGAAGTTCTTGAGCAAAGATATGTTAAGCATGTGATCATCCCACTCTTGGGTACTAAACATGTCGATGCGGGA GTACGTGTATCTGTGTCTAAGGAATTTCTTGAGTGTGTTGATAAGAAAGTAACTAAGCAGCGTCCGCTATGGCGTGTTAATGCAGCCAATGTTGATACTAGTCATGATTCTGCCCTTATTTTGAATGATCATTCACTTTTTTCTCAAG GGATTTCTAGCAGTGGTGACTGCATTAGTGTTGAAATCAAG CCCAAATGCGGATTTCTTCCAACCTCAAGGTTCATAGGTAAAGAAAACATGCTCAAAACAAGCGTAAGCCGCTTCAAAATGCATCAAATTTTGAAGTTGGAATATAACGAGGTAAG TATGCCATTGTTGNGCGAATATGATCCTCTTGATCTCTTCTCTGGATCCAAAGAGAGAGTTTTGGAAGCTATAAAAGCCTTATATTCTACTCCCCAAAACAATTTCCGTGTATTCTTGAATGGTTCTCTCATATTAGGGGGTTCCGGTGAAAGCACCGGGAGAACCAGCCCCGAAATCGGGTATGCCTTTGAGGATGCTCTCAAAGGCTTTATTGAATCAGAAGATGGCCATAGGACGAAGTCCTTTCTACAACTAGTATCTGACGCTGTCTGTGGCTCAGGAGTGCTCAATAGACTTCTTGAAATCCAGAAGCTAGACATATTAGACATTGAAGGAGCGATTCATTCGTATTACGATATTATCAACCAGCCTTGCCCTATCTGTATAGAAGGTACGCCATTGGAGGCGAAATCGTCTCTACATGGTTTACCTTTAGATGAGAGCTTGAAGATCGTGAAGGAGTATCTAATTGCTGCAACTGCCAAAGACTGTAGTCTTATGATCAGTTTTCAATCAAGAAACGCTTGGGACCCAGCACCTTGTTGTGATTACATTTCTCTACAATCGACCAATCAAACTTTCGATTACAAG GTACACTTCATTGATCTAAGCCTGAAACCATTAAAGAGAATGGAGGCATACTACAAACTGGATAAGAAGATAACTAGCTTCTACAATCGGAAGCAGAAGGTCGAAAACATGGTAGAACAAATTGGCGACGCAAAACCTTCCCATAGCTAA